CgcccccagcactgccacctTGGCGttgttctgaggaaaaaatgagagaaaagcaCTGAAGAGGCACTTTGCTAGTGACTGCAGAAGTGACCCCAGGGATTTCACCacactttctttgcttttcattccCGTTTCCCAACTTCTTTATCGAGCACTACGCAAATTGGATTGCCTAAGCCCGCAGAAAGCCCTCATCACAACGGCTTCCCAAAGGGCCCTGAGATTCCCTGCTCAGACACATCAGCTGCAGACATTCTTTGGGATCTGAAGCTGAGCTAGGAGCAAGGCCAGGCAGAGGAAACAGAGGGTCAGCTCTCATCAGCTGCAGGCTTCTGAGAACATTAAGGGACCAAATCCCAGCTTTGGTCAAACACGTGAAGTAAAATCAACCCTGCTTCGTTGCCCTGGTGAACCAGTTTTATTCAAACGTGTTCTCTGGAAGAAAGTTATTTCTCTTGCAGACTCCCTGTGCTCACAGTGAGAGGAAAGCTCCTTTTCAAGAGAAGAGGAACTGTAAAATGGGATGTTCTGACAAACTCGGTGAGGACCAGAGGCTCCTGCAGACGGAACGTGCTAACAGAATGATCGGTGACGCTCTGCATCACGTTGTCTCACCAGATAAAGCCCTAATTGCTCCAAGGCCCCGCATGAACAGCTTAATTATTATGCTCTGACAAGAAATAATCCATAATCCGCCCAGAAGCTAATCAACTTCAGCTCAGCTCAACGTCCTCGCTACTGCAACAAATGCAATTTAGCAAAAAACTCTTCAAGGGAAAGCAAAGTCTAGCATTAATTGTTGCTGTGCCCCGTATTTATGACTGGGCTGATGCCATTAAGGCAAAACTCAGTGCTATTAAATGTAATTCCTAATAATTACACGGCTCTCTCCTGTAGAGCATATCTTTACAGCTCCGATAGCCGTTCTGTCACATGGCACTGCAGAGCTGTCTCCTTTCGACGGCAGAggtctccccccctccccagcacccagccgcAGCCCTTCCTGCCACCGGGAGCCCCGCACTCACGCACAGCGGGGCCCCAGATCAGAATATTCCCAGCTGGAAGAGGCCCGCAAGGACCTGCGgctccaactcctggctctgcacaggaccacccaaaaatcagactgtgtgtctgagagcattgtgcAAACACTCCTTGAGTTCAAGGGTACCACATATTAAGGTTTACTGCTAAAGCTGCAGCTACCACCCGAGTTCTGAGTGCACTGAGAGCTGGGACACGCTCTCAGGAGGGAAAGGGAGCAGCGTGGAGCCTGGCacctctccctgcacaccctCGCTGAGAGGATCGCCCAGCGCTCAGACTCCAAGTACCCACTGTGAGGGGAGCCAGGCACAAGCTCCCCAACCGGGAGGTGCCCAGGGACAGCCCGCACTGTGCAGGGCCAGGCTGaggctcccagctccctcaccATCATCCCTGGGCTGAGCCCCACAacctgctcccagccccctgtccaccaccatcaccccccgtgcacccccccactgcctctccctgcctggACCCAGCTCCCTgttcccccaccaccacccctggGCCAAGCCCcaccagctgctcccagctccctcactgtcacccccgggcaccccctgccacggccctgctcccccccatccccaggcaccCCCCACCGCCTCTTCCTGACTGgacccagctcccagctccctcaccaccaccaccatcaccctaAACCCAGCCCCACgacctgctccctgctcccccatcACCCCTGAGCAACCCCTACCACCTCCCCCTGCCTGTACCAccacccagctccccccccagccccatctccaCCTCCAGGCCGATCCCTACAacctcctcccagctccctgctcccccccaaTCACCCCCAGACACCCCCTGCTGCCTCACCCTGACAGGGCCCTGctcccccaccaccacctccccctGCCTGTGCCCACCTCCCCCTCATCCCCATCTCCACCCCCGGGCCGATCCCTCCAACCTGCTCCCAACttccccccatcacccccagccaccccaccaccacctcccctgcctgctcccagctccctgctcccccccatcaccctcagcccccccccagctacCTCCCCCTGACAGGGTccacctcccagctcccccccatCACCTCCAGGCACCCCCTACCACCTCCCCCTGACAggacccagctccctgctccctccccatcacccccagccccccccagccatctccccctgcctgtgcccagctccctgccccccccccatcaccccctgCCACCTCCCCCTGACAGGACCCAGCTCCCAACtccctccccatcacccccaggcaccccaccaccacctcccctgcctgtgcccagctccctgcccccccccccccatcaccccctgCCACCTCCCCCTGACAGGACCCAGCTCCCAACtccctccccatcacccccaggcaccccaccaccacctcccctgcctgtgcccagctcccagctccccccccaccccgcccacccccatcaccaccacctccccctGACAGGACCACCCCCTCACCGCCTCCCCTGACaggacccagctccctccccccccccccgcgagGCCCATCTcccaccctccaccccccaggccccccccagccccctccccgctgccccccgtcccccccagcacccaccggCCCGGAGGTGGCCAGCCCTCGgcgcagggcggcggcggcggcggcggggcgggcgagGCGGGGCAGCATGGCGGCGGCtgtggcggcggcggctgagGCGACTCCAACGACCTCCACCGCGCCGCCTCTCGCGAGACCTCCGCCGCTCCCGCCGGCACTTCTCGCGAGATCTCCCCGCCCGCTCTCCGTCCCCTTGCCGCCGCGGGGAGGAAGCATCGCGAGGTTGCGGCGTGACGTCACTCCCCATGGCAACCGTGGGGAGGGGGCCCGGCGTTGCCACGGCAACGGGAGGGGGAGCGCGGCCCGGTGCGCGGGGCGCCATGGCGGGGGTGGTGCTGTGCGAGCCCGGCCGGCTGTACAacgccctgcagcagcaccgccGCCTGCCCAGGCTGGCCGAGCCCAACTACCTCAGCCTGCTGGGTGAGGACGCCCACGGGCGGGAGCTGTGCTGGCCGCGCGGGGCTCAGGGGGACGCGGAGCGGCGCTCCTGTACCCCTGCGGATCACCCAGGCCTTGCTTGGGGGACCTCCGGCCGCCCCGTTACGCTCGCCGTgaggcggggccgccccgcttTCGTCCTTCACATGGAGCTGACAGCAGCCGCGTGCGGCGCTTGGCCCCGCGGGGAGGACAAAATATAAATTGGGAAGCGTTCTGCCCGCACAAATCCTGGCTGCCGCTTCAGCTCCATCCCGCGTCCAGCTCCCCGCTCCCTGgccccctccatccccctcccctgctcccagcgGTGGCCGTGCTGACAGGCGGACGAGAGCTGTTGGCCATCGCACAAAGCCTGCTGATAAGCGTGGGTGTCCTTCGGGGTGCCCAGAGCCCCCAGGTGATACCTCACACTGCACCTTTTGGGCAGGGAGTCGGGcagatggggagcaggatggggTCCCTGCCGTGTGCCCCCCtcaggaggtgctggagggCACAGCACGGCGCTCAGGGCAGCTCCGGGGCTGTCGGCATCTCTTGGTGTTGCTCATATTTAGAATGACATCGGTGCTGGGGGGTTTATCTATGTGTAAAGTCTCAGTTTATAAGAAACAGAGTCTTTCTCTTGCTGACATTGGTGCCTGAATTCCCGTTGGCTGAATTAGAAGCAGGATTCTGCCTTAAAAGCATCAAATAAGCCAATTGCTCTGCCTTagttatcttcttttttttttttttcagatgcccGTACTCAGCGCGAGTACAACGAGAGCCACATTATTACAGCACGCAAGATTGAACAGGTGAGGAAGGATTGCAGTTTGTGTAAATAATCTCTGCATTTAGCAATTAGCAGTACATGAAATGGGCTTAAAAAACAAGGGAGTTGTCCTCGCCTCTCCCCTGCCTGCTTCAGCCATGTTCCAGTTCTGCCGCTGGGGGGATGTGTTCTGTCACACAGAAGAGCTGGCTTCAGGAGCCCAAAGGATTGGCACGCTGAGGCTGTGTATCTGGAAAATATTGCACAAGAACTGACATATTGCAGGCCTGTCTCACAAAGGACAGTGCTGACATCTTTACCACTGCAGCAGATGAAGCAATCTGGAGTAGTCTGCGTGATTTCTGAATTCTACCTGGGTCTTTCAGCATAAAGCGCAGACGTAGCCCCAAACCCTCCTCCTTGTGTTGATACCACAAGAAAAGCGTGGAGCTGTGCTCCTGATAGAATTCTTCTGTGATTTTGTCAGAGTCCTACAGGGAAGTACCTGATGCCGGATTCAGAGGAGCTTGCATGTGTCAGATACTGCGTGGTGTATGACTGCGAGACCAGCTCTTTAGACTTATCTGACgacgaggaagaggagaaagaaaaaggtaacCGTGACCCATGTCAGTTAAGACCTCACTGCAGGATGGGTATTCTTCCCATTCCTCGTTACTTTAGTGAGCTTCCTGGCCGGCCTGCTTTCTTATCTGTAGACTGATCCCTCTGACCTTGCTGCATGTAAggaactgattttttaaattatttttattttttcacatctCACTGAAATTGGGCTTGTCCAACGATTTCCTTTCAGGGAGCAGTGGTTCTTCAGAGACTGAAAACACTGACTCAAGTTCCTTATGTTCACAGAGTGAGTATTTCCTTCTCTGAGGGTTACGAAACCTTCACATTATCACATTGAAGAAGACGTAGCTTTAACACGGGTGCTGAGGTAATGGAGTTCACTGAAAAGTGTGAGAAGCTGGAAACTTTTCCCTGTAATCGTTCAGTCTTCCGTGAACCACGGAAATGTATAGTTGCAACACATCCTCTAGCCAGGAGTTCTGCTGTATGCAGAACCACTTCTTTATGTTTGTTTGGCTCCAACTAGCTTTATAAAGGCTACTACAGTTTTAGCAAAGACTACATCTAGCCCACACcttgatttttaagaaaaaaaggagtatAAGCGGAACGGACAAAGCAAGCACATTCATAAATGCTTGGTGACCAGACCTTAGCATGGAAGGTGTGAAGAATCAGAAGCAGGTTTCCGTTGTGCTCATCTGTTTCTAAAGCAGGCATAGGTAGAGACAACCTGGATGGATCCTGTGGGAGAAGGAGGGGGCAAAACCGTCTCTCATGTGATTTGCTTCACTGAGGGAGTGTTTGAAACGCTTGGGAAGAATTTGTTCAAGACACCTCTTTCACTTCCCTTTGCAGGCTATAGAAAAGGGTCTCCATACAACTAAAATCACTAGATTTACACTAACAATGCTTTGCTATTATGGGAACTTATTACAAGCATTTCCCAAAGAATAATGGGGAGAGAATAAAAACTTTATCTGGacctacaaaagaaaacaggagaggaaCAGGACTAGAGGTGAGCAGCAGCTTGTTACCGACCTGCAGcaacagttaaataaataataagtcTGGCTTTTAACAAGGCTTCCTACAGACCATTAGATGAAATGAAAAGGAGTTTGCCGGTGGTGCCAGAGGGCCAGATTTAACCCCCAGGGCTGTTGGAGGCACACTAAACCTGCCCCAGCAAAGAGCTTTTTGATCTCATTAGATGCCAAGGAAGGAACTGCCGTCCGACACGCCAGAAGCTTACAGCAGTTCACCCGCCATCCCGTGCTCGTCCTGAGGGGAGGATACAAGCGGTTTTCAGCTTGCTATCATTTTCTGAGGACTCAGAAGATACTGTGGATGCCTCAGGTGAGACTAGGCCAATTTGCAAGTAAAAGACACGAGCATTCCTATTCATCTGATGATAGCTAATGAGTAGCTAAGTGGTGCTGTAAGCCTGCTATCAGAGTAATTTCAAACAAAGGaattaaatgtaatttgaaTTACTGTTCTTCCCCCGAGTGTCACCACAAATTCTTTTGCAGCcacactgtctttttttttccctctattgCGTGAAAGCTAGCTCATGGAAACAACCAGGGAAGCCTCCTCTGATAACCCCAAAACTGGCCTACTGGCGAGTGCAGATAACTAAACAAACAGGAGCAAACGATGAAATAAGGCAGGCTCCTCTTTAATCTCTTTTATATGAGGTTATCTGAGATGTTACACAGTAAATGTTTCCAGACAGAGGTGCAACTATCAAGCGCTGTATTTCATGTCTATAAAGCTTTTTGTCTGGAAGGGTCACAAAGCAAATATTGGAGCGTTGCTTCAATAGGCTCAGAAAGAAAGGAGCCATCCACTGGAACACTGGTATCCTAATTGTTTGGTTTCACCTGCAAACACTGATCTATTTAACTTATGGAAAACAATTGCCCTATTTTCACATCTAGAACAggacctgcagcagggcagatTTAGAGGGCACTGTACAGCAACATCCTTTGTGTCTGCGGTTCCTACTGCTTCACATCTGATTCACACGAAGCAGCCCACGACACAGTGCTAACCTTTTGGGATGCTACAGCACAGAGAATGAATTCACTGTGCTCCTCTGTGAGGGGCAGCAAACTGCTAAGCTCCCCCAGCAGATTCAGCTGAACACAGAATTACCTCCTCAGCTCAGtttaagctgtttttctctgaTGCTTTAGGTTGTTGAGCTGCTGTTTTGTTCCGATGCAGCATTACGGAGTATCAGTTATGGATGTAGAAGCACTGCTGCCTActtgtgtatttttgttctcagcctttctgcagCACAAAGCCGAAATCTCTGTGGACTTGTGCTGTGCCACGACGTtgcacctgcagctctgcaggtggCAGATGACTTCAGTTGGCCTTGTGAACAACAACTGGGGAAAACATCAAATGAACCCGTTATGCTGTGGTTCCTCCAGACATTGCAAAGAATATATTCTTCCCCCTGTTTAGTTAGGATTTGTTTCAAGCAATGCCACAACGAAAGCATTTCTGTTAATTATTCTCACTAAATCTAGCAAGACTTCAATATTTCAGAGTGTCCGGGTGATTGAATGCATCATTACATTCAAATGTGTCATGGGCTGCTGACTAAGTGTGTGTTCATTTCTCTACGTGACTTCTGTTTAAGGAACTAGAAGAGCAAATATGCTCTGAACTGAACCCACGGCTTCTCTCCTTGCAGGAACTAGACAACTTCCAGCTGTACCCTGTAGAAATACTGCCTGCAAAGTTGTACATGGGTAATTTCAAGCAGGCCTGTGACCAACAGATTCAGAAAGATTTGAAGATCAAAGCACAAGTCAATATTTctgagcagcctgcagcactgTAAGTTGTTCAGGGTGTCTTCTCACTGATGGCTGTGCCTGTGAGGTGGCACAGCATCACAGCAGCGAGTGCCTATAAACTTCCAAGGGGAACTCTGTTTTTTCACTACAGATTTAAGTGCTATTTCACGCTCAATCTTGTGATCTCTACTTGCATAGCAAGAGTTTGCATAGCAGCAATGCGTTCCTGTAGCCATTTACTGTGACAGGGATGGACTGGGTGAGAGGACTGGGAGGCCCTTGGCACTACCAGTCTGTTACGTGCCACCGTCCTTCAGGTAGAAGCTACGCCACTGAGTAGCTTTCCGAGCAAAATCATACAAACACATCAGTGTAAAAGCTAAATCATCGATGTTTCACGTTGTTGTTCATCTTCGTTCCTTACCTGCTTCTGTCCATGACCGCTCAGCTCAGTCAGGCCGTGCAGGAAATGTCATTTCACCCAATGAAAAATCCAGTGGCATTTCTCAGGGTCTTGGCCAAAACAAAGTAAGCAACAAGTCCAGTCACTTACCTCAGGACACGTGTACCAGCAGGCATTTCTCCTGCCTCTGGTTCTGGAGGAAGACATCAAAGGTCTCTGCACTCTGTGTGATCTCCCCATGCCGTCTGTGTGACGTGCtttcacatttcagaaatgcctCAGCAGTGTTTTGTGCCATTAGTTCTCTGAGCTGAGTTCTCTGAGCTTCTAGAAGCAGGAGGATGCTGTCATAGAAAACCACATGAAGTGAATCATGGAGCTCTGTTGACATAACTGCTAACATGCATGCTGCGAAGGCACTCTTGCTTTCAgttcatctgttttcatttagctCTCAGATAAAGGAAGCTGTAGGATAAAGTTAAGGCAGCAATGCTGATACCATGTGGAATGGAAAATCAGTAATTAAGCTGGTTCTGTATTACGTGTGCCTCAGTGTCTTACCATAACAATCCCTTATTGTAATGGTAATGATGAAAAACTCATACGTGtaacagcaaacaaaattaTCAGCTTGCCTCCAATAACCAAATTTTCCCCATAGTTGCTTTGTTGGCCCACGTAATGCTGCGTGCTCTTTTGACAGGTTTGCAGAAGAAGGCAAATATCTCCATGTATCTGTTCCTGATTCACTCGaagcaaatcttttttcttcctttcccaccATTTGTCATTTCATAGGTGAGTTGTTCCTGATCTGGAATTCCTGAGCCCTTGTTCACTCTAAGATATTAAATGGGAGTGACTGCAATTGACTCCAGCAGGAAGCTCAAACGGGAGGGTCGTAATCTTTCAAGATCACAGTCTACTCCCAAGCCAGCCCACACCCTAATGTATACCAGAGCTGTCTCAGTAACAGGCCTGACAGAGAAAGGAGATTTTAGAGGGCATCTGACACTGATGTTCCTGACAGAGTACTCTCTTTAAAGAACACCTCACTCTGGGATAGCAGTGAGCTTTCCACTAGGTGTGAGAGGGCTTTGGGATAGGATGTCTGTGAGGGCTTCACAGGATCCCCCCctattcctttgtttttaaatacaactgTTTGACTCACCAGCCCGAATCTTCAACCACCAGAGCTTTATTTAAGCAGGAGTGTGATACACACTGGAGAACTTACCATGAGACGCTCTTAGCCCTTGGGATTTGCTGTGCAGACTCACCGTAGGGCCTAGGGAAACTTTCAGGTTGGACAACATAAACGTGCCTTCAGCTGATTATATCAGAGAgggcaaagaaaaacataccaGCTCAGTACCTACAGCAGCACGGCAGGCATAGTTCCTGCAGCTTCATCCTGTGATGGTGTCCGCCTGCGTCATCTTGTATTGTGCCTACAAAACAGCATCTGCCACAGACCAAGGCCCTGCTGTGCTAAGTGCCATACAGACCCAGGAACAAAAGAccaccctgtccccacagaACTTACAATTAAGGTACAAAATAACAACGGGACACAAAGAAACAAGGAAGTGAAAGCTGAGGATATAATCCTGTAGTCCTAACCGAATTTCATGACTTGCATGCATTGAAACCCAAACGCTGATATCCGCTTACATGTCCTGCATTTTGccccatttctttttcccagccTGGAAGAgtgcttggaagaaaaagaaaaaaaaaacaacctaacAACCTCTCGGCAACAGCAGAATAGGCTTTGCCCTACGAATTCTAGAGCGCAGTTGCTGATATTCCAAAAACAAGTCATGCTGTCTGCtctggagagggagggaaagaattaaaaggtttattaataaattataGAACTTTTCAGGCATAGGTAGCAGAGTTGATGTAGTTAGCAGTGAATGACAGCATCCTCAGCCAAGTGGGCTTGGCTTCTGTAGAAAATGAGTTTGCTGGCCTTACAGATTTTCACTGCAAAGCATCCACAACGTGAGAAGAACAGCGCCCTGACTGCCATGCATGCGCTTCCCGCTGGTGATCCCCACAGAGGGGTAAGGGATTTGAAGTCCAAGTCCCTGCCAGTTTGAGAGCCGATTCCTCCAGCTTGAGTGGACAACAGTGAGGTTTGCATTCAACAGAAATGTTGTTAGCTTTAAACCTACCTACCTGGAAGAGTTTTGAGTTGCTGATGTGATGCTGACCACAGCTACTTGGTCCTGACTTTTCATCACAGTTACCTGCTAAAAAAGCGACACTGATCTGTCATGAAACATTGACTGATCATTGTCATTTGATTCTGGTTCTcaaaaaaaccactttttaaCTCAGTGCGGTTTTAAGAAAGGCAAATagttacagaaacaaaagctggCAGTGCCCATCTGTTCCTGTCAGGGTTCATGACGTTTTCTGTCTCTCAGGCTAGCTGCCTGTCAGTTTTCACTGAATTAGAGCTTGACTTTACAATTGG
This is a stretch of genomic DNA from Anser cygnoides isolate HZ-2024a breed goose chromosome 18, Taihu_goose_T2T_genome, whole genome shotgun sequence. It encodes these proteins:
- the STYXL1 gene encoding serine/threonine/tyrosine-interacting-like protein 1 isoform X1 — protein: MAGVVLCEPGRLYNALQQHRRLPRLAEPNYLSLLDARTQREYNESHIITARKIEQSPTGKYLMPDSEELACVRYCVVYDCETSSLDLSDDEEEEKEKGSSGSSETENTDSSSLCSQNAKEGTAVRHARSLQQFTRHPVLVLRGGYKRFSACYHFLRTQKILWMPQELDNFQLYPVEILPAKLYMGNFKQACDQQIQKDLKIKAQVNISEQPAALFAEEGKYLHVSVPDSLEANLFSSFPTICHFIDAQLDLGAVLVFSSLGISRSSTVTMAYLMHSHQFSLKKAWDHVLKCKENMRPHRGFVKQLSDWEARIYGTTITDISEPNY
- the STYXL1 gene encoding serine/threonine/tyrosine-interacting-like protein 1 isoform X2; its protein translation is MAGVVLCEPGRLYNALQQHRRLPRLAEPNYLSLLDARTQREYNESHIITARKIEQSPTGKYLMPDSEELACVRYCVVYDCETSSLDLSDDEEEEKEKGSSGSSETENTDSSSLCSQNAKEGTAVRHARSLQQFTRHPVLVLRGGYKRFSACYHFLRTQKILWMPQELDNFQLYPVEILPAKLYMGNFKQACDQQIQKDLKIKAQVNISEQPAALFAEEGKYLHVSVPDSLEANLFSSFPTICHFIDAQLDLGAVLVFSSLGISRSSTVTMAYLMHSHQFSLKKQSPPTDTTVKKSGTG
- the STYXL1 gene encoding serine/threonine/tyrosine-interacting-like protein 1 isoform X4, producing the protein MPDSEELACVRYCVVYDCETSSLDLSDDEEEEKEKGSSGSSETENTDSSSLCSQNAKEGTAVRHARSLQQFTRHPVLVLRGGYKRFSACYHFLRTQKILWMPQELDNFQLYPVEILPAKLYMGNFKQACDQQIQKDLKIKAQVNISEQPAALFAEEGKYLHVSVPDSLEANLFSSFPTICHFIDAQLDLGAVLVFSSLGISRSSTVTMAYLMHSHQFSLKKAWDHVLKCKENMRPHRGFVKQLSDWEARIYGTTITDISEPNY
- the STYXL1 gene encoding serine/threonine/tyrosine-interacting-like protein 1 isoform X3; amino-acid sequence: MATVGRGPGVATATGGGARPGARGAMAGVVLCEPGRLYNALQQHRRLPRLAEPNYLSLLDARTQREYNESHIITARKIEQSPTGKYLMPDSEELACVRYCVVYDCETSSLDLSDDEEEEKEKGSSGSSETENTDSSSLCSQNAKEGTAVRHARSLQQFTRHPVLVLRGGYKRFSACYHFLRTQKILWMPQVVELLFCSDAALRSISYGCRSTAAYLCIFVLSLSAAQSRNLCGLVLCHDVAPAALQVADDFSWPCEQQLGKTSNEPVMLWFLQTLQRIYSSPCLVRICFKQCHNESISVNYSH